The DNA segment ATCTCGCAGGAAGTTATGCCATTCAGGGCAGTAATCAGGAGGAGGCAGGCGGCAGTTCCTACCAGGGAATCCTGACTTTATCCCTCGACGAAAACAACCGCATCATTGCCGAATGGCTCATCGGCGACCACGAACAGCACGGCACCGGCTTCTACAAAGACGGCATTTTAGTCATCAACTTCCGCTACGAAGGTGACGACCAAAAGATCTATAAAGGGGTTGCCGTTTATCGTTGGATCAACAAAGATGTGCTCGACGGCTTCTGGTCTGAGAAGCATGGGGATCCGAGGTTTTTGGGAACTGAGTATTGTGTGAGGATTTTTGGAGATGGGGTGGTGAATTGATGAGTCATTGCGAGGGAAGCAATCTCTCATTGTTTAAAAAAATATTTTAATTTATAGTGAATTTTTCAATTATTGAAACTTTGTCCAATTCCCATTAATCTTACTCTTTCCAACCATTCATAAATCATCGAAGAATTATACTTTAGATTCCCATTTTCATCTTTTTCTTTTTCTAATGCTATTGCCATTAATGCAAACTCATTTTCCAAAGAAGTTGAGAAAATTCCTTGGTCATCAGTATTTATAGACACCGAAAGTTGGGGACAACTTTTTATTTTCTCATGATCTAATTCTAATCCTAAATTGAAGAACTTTGTAATTGGATGTTTTGCATATCTTCTAAAAGTTCCAATTAAATAATTTGATGTCGGATTAGTTTCAATAGCAATGTTTTTGTTTTTTAGCTCATGCATCATATTAAATTGTACCGCTTCAACTAACTCCATATAAGCATGAGAAATTTCAAACTGCTTTATTTGTAACCCCGCTTTTTTTATATTAGAATTAAAATGGTATTCCTTATACAATGCCTTTATATCAATATTATTTCTGATATTTTTATTTTTAGGATACTCTTCGTTAATGCGGCATCTTTCCCAATAAGTAAAGTTTGGTTTTTGATAAATATCATCATGGATATTATTTAAATATAAATAAGGATCATCTCCTCTTAGTTTCCATGCATCAAAATAAATCGTATGGTGAATATATTTTTGTTCTAACAAACTTCCTTTACCAAAATTTCCAGTGTATAACTCATAGAATAGATTTTCATACAATTTTTCAAGCCTATTTACTTCATTTCGGTGAATTCCAATACCAAATTTTCTAATCTTGGCTAACAACCAGACAATATTGTCCAAAACTATTTGCTTTGGTAACATTAATTTCAATTGCTTAAATTTATAATACTCTTTCACATCAATTCCCAAAGCTAAGGCATGTCCGATTCTATCTCCTTGAGTTAGGTTTAAAAATCTAATACATTCATCAATTGCTCTTAAGCCATCAACTAAATCATAAAAATCTTCTCCTGCATGATATGTTGCATATATCTTAGGTTCTTCCAACTTATCTTTCAAATGATTAAAATGTCCTTTTAACTTATGATTTTTTAAATACCGAAACCCTTGTGCAAATACTTCTGGACTTGCTTTGAACTCACTGGAAGCAGCATCTATTCCTCTAATCAAATCAGAAAGTTCAGAATAGCTTTCTCTAAGTTGGCTTATAGCTATAGATTGTTTTTTCACTTCTAATCTCAGATCATGATGCCTACATAACACTTCCAGCGACAGATCGGAATATTTTATATTATCTGCTTTTTTAATGTAATGTATCGTATAAAATATGTTATGCTTCTTTAAATCGAACTTATTATCATTATCACAAGATGATAAAGGAATCAATTGTTTTGATAGCACTACTTGATCATCCAATGCTTTGTTATACCCTTCTAAACTTGATTTTAATTTTATTACATTTTCTTTTGGGGCAATTCTTAGCTCAAAAGAACTAATTTCACTATGTGATTTAGTATCATGCACCGCTAAATTCATAAAAGCAGTATGATAAATAGAATTATCAGGCAAAAAAAATTCTTTACGATCTTGATATAGAGAAAAGTTACCAAATCCTACCTTATCATTAACTTGAATAAATTCAGCTCTGAATTGAGCTTTAATTAAAAGATAGGCATGAAATAAATAGATATACGATTGAAAACCTTTATCTCCTGCATAAATCAATCTAAAACAGTCATACAGAAGTTTTCTTTCTCCGTAGAAAACATATGATTTTTCAAGATTCTGTATATGTATGTTTTTAGGGATTGCATAATCAATAACTTCTGTATTTCCTTTGAATTCAAATTGATGTCCTATGTCGTATCTTAAAACTTTAATATTATTTGAAATTTCATGTATATTTAATAATAAATCAAATGATTCAAAAGAATTACTTTCTTGAGAAAGATCAACTGTAAACTTTTTACCACGGTCAATTTTGTTAATCAATCTAAATAATTCATATCTAATATAAACTGCCTTATAAACAAGTATTTTAAGTTCTTTTTTTGAACCTTGCGAAGAATTAGATATTTTAGTTAATAGACTAATTTCTTTTTTTAGATCACCAAATGCTTTTTCAAAAGAAGTCGGATGATTCATTATATTAATCCAACTTAAATCAAAAACAGGTCCCGAACCTTTTAAATGAAAATGGTTTTCAGCCAACCCTTTTTTCAGCAATTGATGAAGTCTTTTATTATCAGAAAAAGCCGTCGCTCTCCATGAAAAAAAGTCTCTTTTACGTTGAGACCTATTATCTAAGCAGGCAAAAAAGGAAGTGGTAAGAATATCTTCCCCAATATAATAAGATAAATCTCTCCATTTAAGCAAATGTTCGTAGCCAACAAAAGGTTCTAAGTCATGCTCAATTAAAACTTTGGAAGTAAAATGATTTAGAATGTGGAAATAATTTTTATTTTTTTCTTGATGAACATCGTGGAACCAATCCGAGTCTAGTTTATTATAGACATTTTGGATTTCATCCACAGAATAATTAGAAAACGCTCTAAAACCTTTTTCTATGAAGCTATTTACATTTATATAATGACTTGAATCTATCTTTAATAATATAAAGTCTGAACAATAATCTGTAAATAGCAAACGTATTGATTTACGCAGATTATCCATTTACAAAATCATTTAAATTTTCTACAAATTCATTAAAGGTTTTTATCGTCTCTTCAGAGCTCATATTACTTCCTAACTTATTATAAAAATTTTCAATAAGCTTTATGAGTGATGATTCCGAATCAATTGCTTTAATTCTAGTTTTAAAATTTGTTAGTACGGTCTTATTAAATAAGTCTTTCTTTAAATAATTATTTACAATTTTATTTAAATCGCTTTTTCTACTTTTGCTTTTATCTTGTTTTGAAGATTCATACATTTCATTTACAAGTCTTTTTGCAGTACTGTTTGAAGAATTTATCTCATTCTGCCAAATTCTAAAAAGTGGAAAATTTCTATATGAATCAATAATACTCTCAGTTATAAAATATTTATACTTGTTTTTTAGATTTTCTAATGTATTAATTCCGCCACGATATAAATAAATAAAAATAACGCTAAAATAATCATCTGGCAACTTATCTCTATAGTTAAAAGAATAATTACTAATACCATCTATAAACTCTTGTGCAAAGAAAGGATCATTTAATTTAGATAAAAAAATCTCATCATAATTTATTATTCTTTCATAGAGAAAACCATTCTCAATATGTCCAAGTTCGAAGTAGTCTCTAATTTCCAAGTAATTTGTAAAAATTGAAAAAGGATTTAAAATACCTTGATTAAAACTTTCAAAAAATCTAAAAAAATAATTAATATTTGAATTTCTAAAGTTGTTATCTGGATCACCATAAATATGTATTAAAGAATAAACTAAAAAGATGGATTCTTCATGAGGTTTAAATGATGAAAGTTTGCTTTCGATATTAAACTTTACCCAATCCCTTCTAATACTATATTCCCTTGGTAGCTTCAGCTCATATCCATTATACAAAAATCTATTTGTCTTTTTTAAGATATCATTGCTAGCAACTAGAAGTGAAATAAATAGTTTTGTATAGTCTAAAAACTTCAACGCTTGTGTGTCAATTATTCTTATTCTCTTTTCAATATTTTCAAATAGCGAAATTAAATCACCAATTAATAAATTATTTGGATTTGTAGTATTGATTAAACTAATTAATCTGGGATCAAGATATTCTTTAAACTTATCAATTAAGAATTGTTCAATAATTAATAATGCTGTATTTTCATTTGTTTCTATTCCAAGGAATAACTTCGAGTGCTCCTTGTCAATTTCATTGTAACTCTTTAATAGAATGTATTTTTTAAATTCATTAAAGTCTCCTTTTTCAACATTTTGAATTAGTTCTTTGATTTCTCTAAGAGTCTTAGGGATTACAAGATTTTGCCTAAAACTATAAATGTTTACAAATATGTTCAAATTAAAGTTTATATAGAAGATTAAAAAATCATGCAAACTGTTATATTTATTTAATTCATATTTTTGATCTTTATAACCATATTTTTTAATAATAATTGATGTAATTTTATTAGAGTCATTTTTAACTGTAAAGCTAGGAATCTCAATCATTCTACTTATTGGCAACAACTTTTCAATATATTTTCCAGTTCTGGTTTTTACAGTATCAAAATTTACATTTCTTAAATTGAGCTCATTAATAAATTCATTATTAATGCTGTCGAATAGCTGATTTTTATTTAAAGAAATTAGGACTATGATATTTGGTAGAATCAAATATTGTCTAATATCTTCTAACATAGAATACGTATTTGAAAAACTTAAATCGAAATCATCAATTGTTATAATTAAAAAATCTTTTTTACCTTCAAAAACACCTAAATATGTGGTAACTAAATCCTTAAAACCATTTTTCAAATTACTACTTGTAGCCAACTTACTTAGAACTTCAATAGAATCTTTTCTATAAAAGTCTTTCCTATCAGAATTTATTATTTGTAAGTTATGAAAAACATTGTTAAAATGTTTAATTAAATTTCGTCTGTCATCATCATTTATTATACATTTTTTTTCTTGTATATTAATTTGAAACTTTTGAAACATTTTAGCCAAAATCATTTCAAATAGACTTTCTCCTCTAAATAAAGAAGGATCAATAATGTCTATTTCAGCAAATGATTTGGTTTTTAAAAACAAACTATCAACAACTATACTGTTATCAGACATTTCATAGGTAGTATTACTTATATCAAAGAACATTTTATGATCATGTGAATCCTTTTCAATTAATGCATCTCTAAAAGAAATCATAGAGGACGATTTACCTTTTCCCCTTTCACCTGTGAAAGAAATTATATTATTAAAATCATCATATTTCGAATATTTATTTTTTTCCGAATTCCGTGCAATGTCAATTATGTTTTTTAAGGCATGTTTATAAACCTCTTTAAAAATTGAATCTTCAAATTGATTTCCTTTTTCAATTTTTATCTTGTATTCCTCATTTAGATTAATTTCTAAAACAGTCTTATCACTCATATTTATTAGTTTTCTATTGGTTATTTTTAGTAATATAATTATTGGATAACTTTCACAAACACCCCAATCACTTTAAAATTCATTGTTTCTTCGTCCCTTAAAACAATTGGCTCATAAGATTTTGTAGATAAGGGTTTCAAGATAATCTCTTCATGATGCCATCCTTCTTCATCGGTTACTTTTTTACTTGAATATTCTTTTATAGTGTAATGAGCTCCGGTTTCACTATCAAAAATCTCACTACCTTCAACTAAAGTGATCAAACCATTTCTGCTTCCGCCAATATATTTGTTAAACAGGCAGAAACTACCATTCGGAATTACTTTATTCATTGATTCTCCCACCACTTTACAGATAAAATAATTTTGAGGTGAAATTAAATCCGGAACTTCAATAAATTTTAAATCTCCTACCATTTGAAAATCAGAAAAATTACCGGCAGCGATTTCTAAATCATAAAAAGGAACAGTATGTTCATTAGGCTCATCTAAAATTTTTAATAATTTTTCTTGTTTAGTTTTTTCCTGATATATCGGAATGAATTGAGAAAAATACTTGCGTAAATTAAGATTACAAACATAGATATATGTCCCCTCAATTCCTCTTAGCAAAATCGTTTTGTAGATATTAATAACAAAATCTAACAAAACCTTAGAATCTTTAATGGAGTTTTTTCCATTTTTATCTTTGTATCTATCTTTATAAACTATGAATTCCCGATTTTCAAAATCATAATCAAGCTCAGGTCCGATAATAACCCCTGCGTAATTGAGATCATAACCCTGTGTTGTATGGATACATCCTACTTCATTTATGGCATTGGTAGAATTGACCCAATCTTTATCAGTACTGTTCCACTGCAAAAAAGTATCCTCTATAACAATATCAAACTTGGATTTATCATTTTTAGAAATCCATTCCCAAGCAAAACCAGCAACCATTCTTGATAACTTTTCCTCTTTTTCTTTTAACTGTATTTGATGCACCATTTCATTAAGATTATCAAATAGTTTAAGATCATAAAAGCCAATATTGATTTTTGGTATAATACTATTTATATTTTCATCAAATAACTGATGAATTAGCTTAACATAATTATTTCCACCTTTTACCCGAAATTGGGTTAATAGTTTTTCATTTCTTGTCGTTGGAAGATTTTTTAGATCATAAAAACTTTCTTTTGTTACGTCAGAAGGCTTAATAGACTGGAACTGGTCATAAAAAATTATGGACTTTTTACTTTGTAATTGTACCCAGTCTAATTCCGAAGAAGTATTTTTATCAAGACCTAAAGCTTCAGAATTCTTATCAAAAGTTCCAAAATAGGAGCCTAAATTCACTCTTCTTCGCAAACGATGACCTTCATCTACAATTAGCAAATCATATTTTTGCTTTACAATTTCGGAAGGTCCAATGACCATTTTACTTGAGAGCCCTTTTATATTTTTAAAGACATTAGAAATAGTCTGGCGAAAAGAAGCCATGGGAATGACAAGAGCCATGCTTAACTCGCCATATTTTTGTTTTACCAATTCTAATAAATGAAAAATATCTTTATCATTTTCATCAAAATCTGATTCATTAAAATCATCCAGATTTGTTTTTAAAAGTTTAAATAAGAAAATAGCTAAAATAGATTTACCCGTTCCCGCACCTCCTTGTATAAGACTAACTTTTGCATTATCATCAAGAAGGCAATTCAGAATCATTCTAAGTCCCTTTATCTGTTCCCTTGATAAAGATTTATAAGGTGAATATTTGAATAAATCAGAATTATCAATATCGTGAAGATAATGTCTAGCAATACCTAAGGTTTTTAATTCCCCCCAAATGTTCTTAAACAATTCCCAATAGATTTCTTTTTGCTGATAATATTGATGATTGGAAATACCTAGATTACCATTTTGCAGAGAATACGTTCCATCTGCAGAAATATATTTAATAAGATTTGATTCAATATCTAAAGTTGCAGATTTATTAAACTTATCACTTAAAATTAAATTGACCGTATTTAATCTCTGCTTTCTTTCACTTTTAGAATGTGTTTTTAATCTGCTGAGAACATCTGTTGTTTCACCTACATAAGCCTCTTTAGTTTTATTCTCTTCTAAAAAATAGACGAGTGGCCAGTTAAGAAAATCTCTATGATTATCAATTATTTCAGATTCCAGATTATTGTCAAAAGGATATTGTCGAATAGAAAAGTTCATAAATTAATATTAATTCTACAATTCATTATATTTTGTTGCATTACCTCTTGATTTATCAACCGGATATTTTTCTGCATTTTTTCTAATTTTATCTAAAATAATTTCGTGAATATCTAAGTCATGCTTATTGGCTAAAAGTAAGGCATACATCAGAACATCAGCTAATTCTTCTTTAAGCTTATCAATATTAAAATCTTCATTTTCTTTCCATAAGAATAATTCTAAAAGTTCTGAAGCCTCAACAGATAAGGCAACAGCCAGATCTTTCGAGTTATGAAATTGTTCCCAATCCCTTTCATTCCTGAATTTTATTATTTCGTTTATAAGCGTGGTCATATTTTCCATAATTTCTAACTTTATCAAAGTTTAGACTATTAAAACTAAACTCCCTTAATATGATCAAAGATATTAATAGCTTTTCACTCTTTAAAGTATTTACAGTACTATTTGCAATCAATAGAATAGTAAATTATACATTGAAGGTCTACATTAAGTTAATATTTTCGTAAAAATTGAATTATAGAATTGCAGCAACGCATTCTGCTCGGTAAGAACAATTTTCATGGTAAAAGTTTTTTTCAAATATAAATAAAAAAACAAAATCATTATTTACTGAAAACCGTAAAGACATTATGATTTGCTCAACAATATTACAGTGACATACGATGATCAGGACACAATCCGTACAAACACCTACCCCTCATTTTGGTCATTTTCACGGATTCGCAAATCGCAATTTGTCCCGAACTTTACTCTGTTATTTAAAAATAAATAATCAGCATTCATTCAACAAAAACAATCAACCAAAAACAAAAATACATCATGACAAATCCAACATTAGATGCTTATCAGCAGATATTCGGGATGGCCTGCCTTGTGGGTCGTTCCTCAGGGTACAAGGGTACCGCGAGTGAATTACAGCAACAGCTGCAGTACGATCTTTCTTTCTACCTGAATAATGTTCCGCCGGTAACCATTCTGGGACAGACCGGTCCTTCTACCGCCGATGCTTCGGTTACGCCGGTGCTGGGCAGCTGGAACCTGGTTTGGGGACCTGCCCTATTGCAGGAGAACAACGATGATGTTTCCGATAATGCCGTATTTGTAGCGCAGTGTGATGCCGTGGCATTTCCGGGCGGACCTGTAATGCCAACCTACGTCGTAGCCATTGCCGCCACCAACCCCGATTCCTTATACGATTGGGAATCTGAAGATTTTTCCGTTTCACAGGTGGTCAATTGGAGTACGTATAATCCATCCAGTTTCAGTCCGTCTGATTACAACGGTACCGATCCCTATATTTCACTCGGAACCGCTACGGGAATCAGCAATCTTCTGGGATTGACGACTGTAGAAACTGCCGCAGCTCCGGGAACTACGCTTGAGCAATTCTTAAGCAGTGTGCAGCTTTCCGAAAATACTGCTGTAATTTTCTGCGGCCACAGCCTTGCGGGAGCCCTCTCTCCTACTTTGGCGCTGTATCTTACGGAACAGAAAAAGCTGGAGGCTTTTGATCTTACGCTGGTTTATCCTACTGCGGGAGCTACTCCGGGAGAAACCAATTTTGCCAACCTTTTCAACAGTACATTTCCTGCATTGCCATCCGGCTGGGAAAAGCAATCGCTTCCTTACCAAAGCTGGAATACGATGCACTGGAATGACCTGGATGTCGTACCTCACGCATGGCAGAAACAGGATCTGCAACAGATAGCCGATCTTTACGGCCCATCACCTAACTTCTGGACTGCAGCCTCACTACAGGCACTTCAGGCTTACGCAATCGTAGATTCTACACAGTCGGGTGCCGTGTATACCCGGATTCAAAACAGTTCGCTGCCCGGAACGCTTCAGCATTCCATGGGAAATTCGGCAATTAATGTTCCTCCAAAATCAATACAGGATTTTGTAGAACAGCTGTTCATCCAGCATGTTGAAATGTATTCCGGTATTCCGGCCAACGGTTCAAATCCTGAAGTGACCGGACTGATCCTTCCGCAGCCTTTGCCACCAACACCATCATCCTACGCCAAAACAGTACCTGGTATTTTTCCCGTAACCGAAGCCGAAATGATTGCAAGAATCATTTCCCAGATCATCGGCTGGATTTCCAAGCATGCCTTATCAGACATGAAATCCGCAGTGAAAGAAGAAAAATAACGCCGATATATTGATTTCATATAAAAGCCACCTGTTATAGATTTCCTGTAACGGGTGGCTTTGCTTTGGTACTCTGCCTTCGAGAGCCTCAGGCATCGTTCAGTATAACTATTAGATAACAACAATGTATCAAAGGTGGCTGAGGCTCTCGAAGCCACCTCTCCTACAGAACTTCAGGCATCGTTCCTGTACAATTCTTATAAAACACAAATACTCCAAAGGTGGCTGAGGCTCTCGAAGCCACCTTATTTCTTTGTTAGATCCCGGTAGGCAATTGCCAATTTCGGAAGGAGTTCCGGCATTCCGCTAATCAGTGCTTCTTTCTTTTTTCTGTTCCATCCCTGGACTTGTTTTTCGCGGTAGAAAGCAAGATCAATCCGGTGATATTCTTCATAATATACCAATTTTACGGGAAGTCTCTTTTTAGTGTGGCTGGCACCCTCTCCAATTTGGTGCTGTATGATTCTGCGATCAAGATCATTCGTACTCCCGGTATAATAACTTCCGTCGGAACAGAGAAGAATGTACATCCATCCTTTCATCATTTGCGTTTTTAACAGGTTCAAAGATAAACTTTTGACATTATACTCTGCCTTCGAGAACCTCAGGCATCGTTCAGTATAACTATCAGATAACAACACTGTATCAAAGGTGGCTGAGGCTCTCGAAGCCACCTCTCCTACAGAACCTCAGGCATCGTTCAGTATAACTATCAGATAACAACAATGTACCAAAGGTGGCTGAGGCTCTCGAAGCCACCTCTCCTATAGAACCTCAGGCATCGTTCAGTATAACTATCAGATAACAACAATGTATCAAAGGTGGCTGAGGCTCTCGAAGCCACCTAACCAAAAAAAACTCCACCGGTGTGGGTGGAGATCAGGGTTACACTAAAGTAAAGGTTCCCAGGTGAACACTGTTCGAAGCCAATGTTTCCGTAGAATTATGAAAATAGCTCCAGACCTGAATTTCTTTACCGTTATACAAGGCGGGAAGTGTAGCATCTACCGTAAGAGCTGTACGCAGGGCAATGGATTCAAAAATCTCGAATTGGTCAAGCTCTTCACAATAACAGACTACATTCACTTTGTCGCTTTCGGAAGCAGTGCCCTGTACCGAGTTATTCTCCCAGGTCAGCCTGATGATATTTTCCGGTCTGTGCTGCTGCACCCACATTCTGAAAGCCGGTCAGGTCTCCTTTTGTAATCAGCACCTTATTATACATCAGCTCCGGGATGGTACCTGTCATCTGTATTGCTTCGCTGATGGTATAGGATACCGCCAAATTCACCCTGGATTTTGATCCGCTACGCGATCCGAAATACCGGTTCTGAATATTTTTTAGCGGCTGCAGGAAACTGATCACCAGCTTAAATTTATCCTGCTGAAGCTGTTGCTTTTCACTTGGCGGCCTGCTGCTTGGTTTGGGAGTACTTCTGATAATATCCTGTCCGCGCCAGCTGGCTCCTACAATTGTTCCTACTTTTCCTGAAAATCCTCCGAGGATTCCTTTTGTTATTCTTGCCATTTCAATTAATTTTAAAGGTTAACAGAACGAAGATATAACGGAATATCTTCATTTTAACGACCTGTGAAAAGCGTGACCGGTTTTGACCGGCAATGCCTGTTTCTGACTGGTGCGGGTATCTGATTCTTCGGGAGTTGTTCGGGTCAGCTTCGGGAGTTGTTCGGAAAAAGCATACTTTTTCCGAACAACTCCCGAAGAGACATACAACAATAGCCAAAGCGTTACCCTATGATGACAAATTATTCAAAATGATTATAAGTATTACATTCTGATTCATTTTCGTCAATTTGAGTAGATTTTTTTTCAAAAAAATCGTATTGAGAAGTTATTTCCATGGATCTTTTCATTCACCGGTTCTCGATACATTTTTCTCCGCTGCGCTGTAAAAAACACTCGAACTGACGAATCTACTATCAAAATTTTTCAAAATGCACAACGGGTCATAAGTATATACAGCCAAAAAAATACCCTCATTTTCTGAGGGTAGCTGTAAAAAAGATTTCGGGTAAAATATTTTCCTGCCGATTCTGACATAAGGAATTTTCTGTGATTTCCTGATCCTGAACAAGGTACTGTCGCTGATATTCAGCAGTCTTTTAACATCGGCACTGTCATAATACTGAACTTCATTATTTTTTGATTTTTCAAGGGTTAACAGGATTTCTGAGAAAATTTCGATAATAATATTCATCAGCTCATCATGATGAAACGGAGGATGTGACTGGTTTTTCATTTTTGTGCTCTTTAATGGTCAATAATAATTTTGCTTTTTCCAGTTCAAACGTAAGGGAATTAAATTTATTGTTGCCTTCCTGAGCAATATTTTTTTATACAAAAAACGTCATTTTTTTTATTTTAACCCAATGCTTTTATGACAGTATATTTTTCTATAAAATTCATCTTATTGAATATGAAAATCAATATACTACAAAAATTAACAAATAGCGTTTACGAGCATTTTTACAGGCATTTTTTCGTCACATAAAATTCATTTAAATTTCTTTGTCCGGAGATTTATTTTTTCTATTTTCGCACCTGATTTTAGAAAACTTCCAACCTGAAAACAGGAAAATGCATCTTTAAAATAATACGACATCTTTTGTCGTGTGTGAGCATTAGTTTCGCAGCAATGGAAATTATTTTTCTAATCAATAGTCATTAAAAAACAAGAACCATGATAAAAACACATCCTTATCCGGCCATTTCTCCATAGCGCTCCGAATTCTAATACAGGAATTCTGTATTCTCAGACCTTTTAATTTAAACAATAATAATACTTATCATTAAACACTTTGTATGAATAAATTCTACTCAGGAGCACTGTTCTTGTGCTCTGTTCTGGGCGTTTCTGCCCAGGAAGTGATCTGGCAGAAAGACATTAAATCCTCTACCCAGGATTTTCTTTCGCAGGTTACCACTACTATTGATCAGCAGTATTTAATAACCGGCAGTTCTATTGGAGCTGGAAGCGGGATGATGGAAGCTGGAAGTAAAAGCCATTTGCCATCAGCCAACACCCAGCAGCCCAACAACGGTTACGATTTTCATTTGGTTAAACTCAACCAGCAGGGCGAAGAAGTCTGGGAAAAATATTTCTCTGGGCAAAACCATGATTTCCTTTCGGCTACCGTGAACACTCAGGACGGTGGATTCGTTTTAGCAGGAACGAGT comes from the Chryseobacterium nepalense genome and includes:
- a CDS encoding DNA/RNA helicase domain-containing protein — encoded protein: MNFSIRQYPFDNNLESEIIDNHRDFLNWPLVYFLEENKTKEAYVGETTDVLSRLKTHSKSERKQRLNTVNLILSDKFNKSATLDIESNLIKYISADGTYSLQNGNLGISNHQYYQQKEIYWELFKNIWGELKTLGIARHYLHDIDNSDLFKYSPYKSLSREQIKGLRMILNCLLDDNAKVSLIQGGAGTGKSILAIFLFKLLKTNLDDFNESDFDENDKDIFHLLELVKQKYGELSMALVIPMASFRQTISNVFKNIKGLSSKMVIGPSEIVKQKYDLLIVDEGHRLRRRVNLGSYFGTFDKNSEALGLDKNTSSELDWVQLQSKKSIIFYDQFQSIKPSDVTKESFYDLKNLPTTRNEKLLTQFRVKGGNNYVKLIHQLFDENINSIIPKINIGFYDLKLFDNLNEMVHQIQLKEKEEKLSRMVAGFAWEWISKNDKSKFDIVIEDTFLQWNSTDKDWVNSTNAINEVGCIHTTQGYDLNYAGVIIGPELDYDFENREFIVYKDRYKDKNGKNSIKDSKVLLDFVINIYKTILLRGIEGTYIYVCNLNLRKYFSQFIPIYQEKTKQEKLLKILDEPNEHTVPFYDLEIAAGNFSDFQMVGDLKFIEVPDLISPQNYFICKVVGESMNKVIPNGSFCLFNKYIGGSRNGLITLVEGSEIFDSETGAHYTIKEYSSKKVTDEEGWHHEEIILKPLSTKSYEPIVLRDEETMNFKVIGVFVKVIQ
- a CDS encoding nucleotide pyrophosphohydrolase encodes the protein MIKLEIMENMTTLINEIIKFRNERDWEQFHNSKDLAVALSVEASELLELFLWKENEDFNIDKLKEELADVLMYALLLANKHDLDIHEIILDKIRKNAEKYPVDKSRGNATKYNEL
- a CDS encoding lipase family protein — protein: MTNPTLDAYQQIFGMACLVGRSSGYKGTASELQQQLQYDLSFYLNNVPPVTILGQTGPSTADASVTPVLGSWNLVWGPALLQENNDDVSDNAVFVAQCDAVAFPGGPVMPTYVVAIAATNPDSLYDWESEDFSVSQVVNWSTYNPSSFSPSDYNGTDPYISLGTATGISNLLGLTTVETAAAPGTTLEQFLSSVQLSENTAVIFCGHSLAGALSPTLALYLTEQKKLEAFDLTLVYPTAGATPGETNFANLFNSTFPALPSGWEKQSLPYQSWNTMHWNDLDVVPHAWQKQDLQQIADLYGPSPNFWTAASLQALQAYAIVDSTQSGAVYTRIQNSSLPGTLQHSMGNSAINVPPKSIQDFVEQLFIQHVEMYSGIPANGSNPEVTGLILPQPLPPTPSSYAKTVPGIFPVTEAEMIARIISQIIGWISKHALSDMKSAVKEEK
- a CDS encoding GIY-YIG nuclease family protein translates to MNLLKTQMMKGWMYILLCSDGSYYTGSTNDLDRRIIQHQIGEGASHTKKRLPVKLVYYEEYHRIDLAFYREKQVQGWNRKKKEALISGMPELLPKLAIAYRDLTKK
- a CDS encoding DUF6266 family protein, with protein sequence MQQHRPENIIRLTWENNSVQGTASESDKVNVVCYCEELDQFEIFESIALRTALTVDATLPALYNGKEIQVWSYFHNSTETLASNSVHLGTFTLV
- a CDS encoding DUF6266 family protein, with amino-acid sequence MARITKGILGGFSGKVGTIVGASWRGQDIIRSTPKPSSRPPSEKQQLQQDKFKLVISFLQPLKNIQNRYFGSRSGSKSRVNLAVSYTISEAIQMTGTIPELMYNKVLITKGDLTGFQNVGAAAQTGKYHQADLGE
- a CDS encoding helix-turn-helix domain-containing protein, whose amino-acid sequence is MKNQSHPPFHHDELMNIIIEIFSEILLTLEKSKNNEVQYYDSADVKRLLNISDSTLFRIRKSQKIPYVRIGRKIFYPKSFLQLPSENEGIFLAVYTYDPLCILKNFDSRFVSSSVFYSAAEKNVSRTGE